Proteins encoded together in one Bacteroides ovatus window:
- a CDS encoding AIR synthase-related protein yields the protein MSNQRYMMRGVSASKEDVHNAIKNIDKGIFPKAFCKIIPDILGGDPEYCNIMHADGAGTKSSLAYMYWKETGDLSIWKGIAQDALIMNIDDLLCVGAVDNILVSSTIGRNKLLIPGEVISAIINGTDELLAELREMGVGVYATGGETADVGDLVRTIIVDSTVTCRMKRSDVIDNANIRPGDVIVGLASYGQATYEKEYNGGMGSNGLTSARHDVFGKYLAEKYPESYDAAVPEELVYSGKLKLTDSVEDSPIDAGKLVLSPTRTYAPVVKKLLDALRPEIHGMVHCSGGAQTKVLHFVENVRVVKDNLFPVPPLFKTIQEQSGTDWAEMYKVFNMGHRLEVYLSPEHAEEVIAISESFGIPAQIVGRVEACEQTELIIKSEFGEFRY from the coding sequence ATGAGTAATCAACGATACATGATGCGTGGAGTAAGCGCATCAAAAGAAGATGTGCACAACGCCATCAAGAACATCGACAAAGGAATCTTCCCGAAAGCATTCTGTAAAATTATTCCCGATATATTGGGAGGTGACCCGGAATATTGTAACATTATGCATGCCGATGGTGCCGGAACCAAATCATCTCTTGCTTATATGTACTGGAAAGAAACGGGTGACTTATCCATTTGGAAAGGTATTGCACAGGATGCATTGATTATGAATATTGACGACCTGCTTTGTGTAGGTGCCGTAGACAATATCCTTGTTTCATCTACCATTGGACGTAACAAACTGTTGATTCCCGGAGAAGTAATCTCCGCCATCATCAACGGAACAGACGAATTGCTGGCCGAACTCCGTGAAATGGGTGTAGGCGTATATGCAACCGGTGGTGAAACTGCAGATGTCGGCGATTTGGTACGTACCATCATCGTTGACTCTACCGTAACTTGCCGCATGAAACGTTCAGACGTTATCGACAATGCCAATATTCGTCCGGGTGACGTGATCGTTGGTCTGGCTTCTTACGGACAAGCTACTTACGAGAAAGAATACAATGGCGGTATGGGTAGCAACGGTTTGACGAGTGCCCGTCACGACGTATTCGGCAAATATCTTGCTGAAAAATATCCGGAAAGCTATGATGCTGCAGTTCCTGAAGAGTTAGTTTATTCCGGTAAGTTAAAACTAACAGACAGCGTGGAAGATTCTCCAATTGATGCAGGTAAGTTAGTACTCTCTCCTACCCGTACATACGCACCGGTAGTCAAAAAATTGCTTGATGCATTGCGTCCGGAAATCCATGGAATGGTACACTGCTCCGGTGGTGCACAAACTAAAGTTCTGCATTTTGTAGAAAACGTTCGTGTAGTAAAAGATAATCTTTTCCCTGTTCCTCCTTTATTCAAAACGATCCAAGAACAAAGCGGTACGGACTGGGCAGAAATGTACAAGGTATTCAATATGGGACATCGCCTCGAAGTCTACCTGTCACCGGAACATGCAGAAGAAGTAATAGCTATTTCCGAGTCATTCGGTATTCCGGCACAGATTGTAGGACGTGTTGAAGCATGCGAGCAAACAGAATTAATCATTAAGAGCGAATTCGGAGAATTTAGATATTAA